A region of Cloacibacillus sp. DNA encodes the following proteins:
- a CDS encoding ATP-binding protein translates to MYRIKKEKNLELERANEAKSRFLASMSHEIRTPLTMIIGINDEIAESSPTEEIKTASEKIKKASEHLLSLINDVLDMSKINEGKMELRKDSFDLAETVRAVGVIYAAVASRQGLAFRLESPEGNLFVSADELRIRQILINLISNAIKYNRPGGEVALRLELLSRDEKELSVRLSVEDTGIGIKKENLDAIFTEFEQEGRSGGAIKGTGLGLAIASKIAAMLGSWIHVESEPDRGSRFWFDLRLERALPAAGTSRDGLPAEDAYKGRKVIVAEDHPINASIVRRMLEKLGIECLMAENGRICADLFAASAPKEIDAILMDIQMPIMTGYEAARAIREMKRPDAASVPIIALTANAFDEDASKAHAAGMNAHVVKPIEILVLYRVLEKFFKDSGSPASKGRGEGNK, encoded by the coding sequence ATGTATAGGATAAAGAAAGAAAAGAATCTTGAGCTTGAGCGGGCGAACGAAGCGAAGAGCAGATTCCTCGCCTCCATGAGCCACGAGATCCGCACGCCGCTCACTATGATAATCGGCATCAACGACGAGATCGCCGAATCATCGCCCACCGAAGAGATAAAGACTGCGAGCGAAAAGATCAAAAAAGCCTCGGAACATCTGCTTTCTCTGATAAACGACGTTCTCGACATGAGCAAGATAAACGAGGGCAAAATGGAGCTGCGCAAAGATTCCTTTGACCTTGCGGAGACGGTGCGCGCCGTCGGGGTGATCTACGCCGCCGTTGCTTCGCGGCAGGGGCTTGCCTTCCGGCTGGAATCGCCGGAGGGGAATCTGTTTGTAAGCGCCGATGAGCTGCGTATCAGACAGATACTGATAAACCTTATCTCAAACGCCATAAAGTACAACCGCCCCGGCGGAGAGGTTGCGCTTCGCCTTGAACTGCTCTCCAGGGACGAAAAAGAGCTCTCTGTGAGGCTGTCCGTGGAGGATACCGGTATCGGGATAAAGAAAGAGAACCTCGACGCGATATTCACCGAATTCGAGCAGGAGGGGCGCAGCGGCGGCGCCATCAAGGGCACGGGACTGGGGCTGGCGATCGCCTCAAAGATCGCCGCGATGCTTGGCAGCTGGATACATGTTGAGAGCGAGCCTGACAGGGGCAGCCGTTTCTGGTTTGACCTGAGGCTGGAGCGCGCGCTGCCAGCCGCCGGAACCTCGCGGGACGGACTTCCCGCCGAGGACGCCTATAAGGGGCGGAAGGTCATCGTTGCCGAAGACCACCCCATCAACGCGAGCATCGTGCGGCGAATGCTGGAGAAATTGGGAATAGAGTGCCTGATGGCAGAAAACGGCAGGATATGCGCCGACCTCTTCGCGGCCTCGGCCCCTAAAGAGATAGACGCCATACTCATGGATATCCAGATGCCCATCATGACGGGATACGAGGCGGCGCGCGCGATCAGGGAGATGAAGCGTCCCGATGCCGCCTCCGTCCCGATCATCGCGCTGACGGCCAACGCCTTCGACGAAGACGCCTCAAAGGCACACGCGGCGGGAATGAACGCCCATGTGGTAAAGCCGATAGAGATATTGGTCCTTTACAGAGTCCTAGAAAAGTTTTTCAAAGACAGCGGCTCCCCAGCGTCTAAAGGGCGCGGCGAGGGAAATAAATAA